A single genomic interval of Flavihumibacter rivuli harbors:
- a CDS encoding flavin monoamine oxidase family protein encodes MLDVIIIGAGYSGLSAARDLLDAGKDFLVLEARDRVGGRIHSQALENGTYIDLGGQWIGPGHDNMYALCREFNIETFATHDKGKSTLYYDGKRKNYRGLIPPLPLFTLLSLNKGIQGINKLARKIECSQPWAMKEANQFDQITVAEWMERTMKKEIARNMFRTAFEAIFAADPEDISLLHALFYVRSNNNFDYLMNIRKGAQQDRIKGGAQLPAIKLAATLGERLKLNHPVTSISQDNEKVTVTGAGFSFEAKKLIVAIPPVVARDINYQFPLTEKRKLLMDQQFMGAVVKCYAIYNKPFWREKGLNGLCAAPSELTSVVFDNSPADGSKGILMGFSLAKQARQLMALNETDRRTAILDCFSRYLGEEARNAELYIDKSFTDETWTKGCYAGMMPTGAWTSIADLLSKPEGHIHWAGTETATQWNGYMEGAILAGKRAAREIIDCLK; translated from the coding sequence ATGCTTGATGTCATTATTATCGGTGCCGGTTATTCCGGACTAAGTGCAGCCAGGGACCTCCTGGATGCCGGCAAGGACTTCCTTGTCCTTGAAGCCAGGGACCGGGTGGGTGGACGGATACACAGCCAGGCTCTCGAAAATGGGACCTACATAGACCTTGGCGGGCAATGGATAGGTCCCGGCCACGACAACATGTATGCGCTTTGCAGGGAATTCAATATAGAAACATTTGCCACCCATGATAAAGGGAAAAGCACCTTGTACTATGATGGTAAAAGAAAAAATTACAGGGGACTGATCCCACCCCTCCCACTCTTTACCCTTCTATCATTGAATAAAGGGATACAGGGAATCAACAAACTGGCCAGGAAAATAGAATGCAGTCAACCATGGGCAATGAAAGAAGCCAATCAATTCGACCAAATAACGGTTGCAGAATGGATGGAGCGCACCATGAAAAAAGAGATAGCGAGGAATATGTTCCGTACGGCATTTGAAGCCATTTTCGCCGCTGATCCCGAAGACATCTCCTTATTGCATGCCCTATTCTATGTTCGAAGCAATAACAATTTCGATTACCTGATGAATATCCGCAAAGGAGCACAGCAGGACAGGATAAAGGGAGGCGCGCAATTACCTGCCATAAAACTGGCGGCAACCCTTGGTGAACGACTAAAACTCAACCACCCCGTAACCAGCATTTCACAGGACAATGAAAAGGTTACCGTTACAGGTGCAGGCTTTTCATTTGAAGCGAAGAAACTCATCGTAGCCATCCCACCGGTTGTGGCCAGGGATATCAACTACCAGTTCCCCCTAACCGAAAAAAGGAAACTCCTGATGGACCAGCAGTTCATGGGGGCAGTGGTGAAATGCTATGCCATCTATAACAAACCCTTCTGGCGGGAAAAGGGACTCAATGGCTTATGTGCAGCCCCATCAGAACTCACTTCCGTAGTATTCGACAACTCCCCTGCTGACGGGAGCAAAGGAATACTCATGGGATTTTCACTGGCCAAACAAGCAAGGCAACTCATGGCGCTGAATGAAACAGACCGAAGGACTGCTATACTGGACTGTTTTAGCAGGTATCTGGGCGAGGAAGCGCGGAATGCAGAATTGTATATCGACAAAAGCTTTACCGATGAAACCTGGACGAAAGGTTGTTATGCGGGCATGATGCCAACAGGTGCCTGGACATCGATTGCCGACCTGCTGTCGAAGCCGGAAGGCCATATCCATTGGGCAGGAACAGAAACCGCCACACAATGGAATGGCTATATGGAAGGCGCTATCCTTGCTGGGAAAAGGGCCGCAAGGGAAATAATTGATTGCCTGAAATGA
- a CDS encoding nitrilase-related carbon-nitrogen hydrolase, protein MKKTIIRLLVAVTILGGIYWLWSISGRADETIGNTEPQKTTELSAINPLPDTIRGNLLGIQPYLTPIDYSSKARLGWILEEQLSQAREKGWINNNTIAVYPEYIGTWLVAAGEKTSIYEAPDMQSAMTTLVLSNLPRFIRHYASAPKGTDKTKHALFSMKSARMAEQYQQVFSNLAKQFNVTIVAGSIVLEEPYIDKSGNLRTGKGSLYNTTAVFSPEGSIMPPLVKKAFPINDEKPFTACGKPGDMPVFLTKAGNMGVLICADSWYPEAYTGLANKAEFLAVPSLASTDSIWKGPWMGYNGAAAPVDVDTTRYRKITEEDAWASYSMGGRGPKAGIHQGINVFFTGDMWDMHPEGRVLSLIGDSLNISAPALKTSKVYNLWLKN, encoded by the coding sequence ATGAAGAAAACAATCATTCGTTTATTGGTCGCCGTTACTATCCTGGGAGGCATCTACTGGTTATGGTCAATCAGTGGCCGGGCAGATGAGACCATTGGCAATACTGAACCCCAAAAAACAACGGAGCTTTCAGCCATCAATCCCCTGCCAGATACCATCAGAGGCAACCTGCTTGGCATCCAGCCCTACCTAACACCTATTGATTACAGCAGTAAGGCAAGGCTCGGATGGATCCTGGAGGAACAATTATCACAGGCCAGGGAGAAGGGTTGGATCAACAACAATACCATCGCCGTTTACCCGGAATATATTGGCACCTGGCTGGTTGCAGCAGGGGAAAAGACATCTATTTACGAAGCCCCGGATATGCAATCGGCCATGACCACACTGGTCCTTTCCAACCTGCCGCGGTTCATCCGGCATTATGCTTCGGCACCAAAAGGGACAGACAAAACCAAGCATGCGCTTTTCAGCATGAAGTCAGCGCGCATGGCAGAGCAATACCAGCAGGTTTTCTCCAACCTCGCAAAACAATTCAATGTAACGATAGTCGCTGGCTCCATTGTCCTGGAAGAACCCTATATAGATAAAAGCGGTAACCTGCGCACAGGTAAGGGAAGCCTTTACAACACTACGGCCGTCTTCTCGCCGGAAGGAAGCATCATGCCCCCTTTGGTGAAGAAGGCATTCCCCATCAACGATGAAAAACCCTTTACGGCTTGCGGCAAACCAGGCGATATGCCCGTATTCTTAACTAAGGCAGGTAATATGGGGGTGCTGATCTGTGCGGACAGTTGGTACCCGGAAGCATATACAGGTCTGGCCAATAAGGCCGAATTCCTTGCCGTGCCTTCATTGGCCAGTACCGACAGTATCTGGAAAGGACCCTGGATGGGTTACAATGGCGCTGCAGCACCCGTCGATGTAGACACTACCAGGTACCGAAAGATCACGGAAGAAGATGCCTGGGCGAGCTATAGCATGGGCGGAAGGGGACCTAAGGCGGGGATCCACCAGGGAATTAATGTATTCTTTACCGGGGATATGTGGGATATGCATCCGGAAGGAAGGGTACTATCATTGATTGGTGATTCTTTGAACATTTCAGCCCCTGCTCTTAAGACCAGTAAGGTCTATAACCTTTGGCTGAAAAATTAA
- a CDS encoding MutS-related protein: MAQVFTCAFLFAVASRSQPATTCRSRTKKTYIDGAMDIDKTSLLDLSIFHQEEEFSIFHRLNFTQTSGGRDWLAKLFQEPFKDLASIRKTQDILRFIGENLDDWPTQISNGTIMVIEKFYETPIDTIPHSSGPINGYTYKLLHNPDYSLLRYSISHFGDLVRGFQQLSKLLDKENTPPTIKGLMESAAMYISAPLLQELAALPADKKLSPSQVIEYGHHIRYRFKNASAELINIFSKLDAWYSMALAMKKFNLSFPSFKESDKAYFEARDLYHILLPTPVAYDVSLGTQYNFLFLTGANMAGKSTFIKSVGAAVYLAHLGMGVPARTLELSLFEGILSNINVTDNIIRGESYFFNEVQRIKNTILKINDGRKWLVLIDELFKGTNVQDAMKCSLTVIKGLIKIPNSLFILSTHLYEIGEELKPYPNISFKYFETAVTDDQLQFSYQLKEGISNDRLGYLILKREKVVELLDKL; the protein is encoded by the coding sequence ATGGCGCAGGTTTTTACCTGCGCCTTTTTATTTGCCGTTGCCTCCCGGTCCCAGCCTGCAACGACCTGCCGGTCAAGGACTAAAAAAACGTATATTGATGGCGCTATGGACATTGACAAGACCTCATTACTTGACCTTTCCATTTTTCACCAGGAAGAAGAATTCTCCATTTTCCACCGGTTGAATTTTACCCAAACTTCCGGTGGCCGGGATTGGCTTGCCAAACTTTTCCAGGAACCCTTCAAAGACCTGGCGTCAATCAGGAAGACCCAGGATATCCTTCGTTTTATTGGGGAAAACCTTGATGACTGGCCCACCCAGATCAGCAATGGAACGATCATGGTGATCGAAAAGTTTTATGAAACCCCTATCGACACCATCCCCCACAGCAGCGGCCCCATCAATGGGTACACCTATAAACTCCTGCATAACCCGGACTACTCCTTGCTGCGGTACTCCATCAGTCATTTCGGGGACCTGGTCAGGGGTTTCCAGCAACTTTCCAAACTACTGGACAAGGAGAATACCCCTCCTACCATTAAAGGATTGATGGAAAGTGCTGCCATGTATATCAGTGCGCCGCTGTTACAGGAATTAGCTGCCCTTCCGGCCGATAAAAAGCTTAGCCCTTCGCAGGTGATCGAATATGGTCACCATATCCGCTACAGGTTCAAAAATGCATCCGCTGAACTGATCAATATCTTCAGCAAGCTCGATGCCTGGTATTCCATGGCATTGGCCATGAAGAAATTCAACCTGAGTTTCCCTTCCTTTAAAGAAAGCGATAAGGCCTATTTTGAAGCCCGGGACCTTTACCATATCCTGCTTCCTACGCCGGTTGCCTATGATGTAAGCCTGGGGACCCAATACAATTTCCTGTTCCTTACCGGTGCCAATATGGCGGGGAAGAGCACCTTCATCAAATCAGTAGGGGCAGCTGTTTACCTGGCCCATTTAGGGATGGGTGTGCCTGCACGGACATTGGAACTATCGTTATTCGAAGGCATCCTCAGCAATATCAATGTCACGGATAATATTATCCGGGGGGAAAGTTATTTCTTTAACGAAGTGCAGCGCATTAAGAATACGATCCTTAAGATCAATGATGGCAGGAAATGGCTGGTCCTGATCGATGAGTTGTTCAAGGGCACGAATGTCCAGGACGCCATGAAATGCTCCCTTACCGTTATCAAGGGACTTATCAAGATACCCAATTCACTCTTCATCCTGTCAACCCATTTGTATGAAATAGGGGAAGAACTCAAGCCCTATCCCAACATCAGCTTCAAGTATTTTGAAACTGCCGTAACGGATGACCAGCTCCAATTCAGCTACCAATTAAAGGAAGGCATCAGTAATGACCGCCTGGGATACCTTATCCTGAAGCGGGAAAAGGTAGTAGAGCTACTCGATAAACTTTGA
- a CDS encoding dihydroorotase → MHKYIIRNAQIVNEGRIFTGDVLINDGRIEKIDSQINATSAYREINAEGKYLLPGAIDDQVHFREPGLTHKANIYTEAKAAVAGGVTSFMEMPNTQPPVFTQELLEQKYAIGANTALANYSFFMGTSNDNIEEVLKTNEKKQDVCGVKIFMGSSTGGLLVDSPLALEKIFSASEVLIATHCEDERVIRRNLEAAKASGRTLTAADHPIIRDEEACFESSFFAVQIAKKHNTRLHILHISTEKELQLFSNMLPLEEKRITSEVCVHHLHFTADDYAQKGNLIKCNPAIKAGHNREALWKALLDDRLDIIATDHAPHTWEEKQEDYLHAHAGLPLVQHSLPLMLHYVKEGRISLEKVVEKMSHAVARCFQIAERGFIREGYYADLVLVDMNQGFTITRENILHKCGWSPMEGMHFPASVTHTFVSGHLVYENGRFDESRKGMRLKFDR, encoded by the coding sequence ATGCATAAATATATAATCAGGAATGCCCAAATCGTCAATGAGGGCAGGATCTTTACCGGCGATGTGCTCATTAATGATGGCCGAATCGAAAAGATAGACAGCCAAATCAATGCCACAAGTGCATATCGCGAAATAAACGCCGAAGGCAAATATTTATTACCGGGAGCTATAGACGACCAGGTGCATTTCAGGGAACCTGGCCTCACCCATAAAGCAAATATCTATACCGAGGCCAAGGCTGCCGTAGCGGGCGGGGTAACCAGCTTCATGGAAATGCCGAACACCCAACCACCTGTGTTCACCCAGGAATTACTGGAACAGAAATATGCAATCGGGGCCAATACAGCCCTGGCCAATTATTCCTTTTTCATGGGTACTTCCAATGACAATATTGAGGAGGTCCTGAAGACCAATGAAAAGAAGCAGGATGTTTGCGGGGTAAAGATCTTCATGGGATCTTCCACCGGCGGACTGCTGGTTGACAGCCCACTGGCGCTGGAAAAGATCTTCTCTGCTTCAGAGGTACTGATCGCCACCCATTGTGAGGATGAGCGCGTCATCAGGAGAAACCTGGAAGCTGCCAAAGCCTCGGGCAGGACATTGACAGCCGCTGACCACCCCATCATCCGCGATGAGGAAGCCTGCTTTGAGTCTTCTTTCTTCGCGGTGCAGATCGCCAAAAAGCACAATACCAGGCTGCATATCCTCCACATTTCCACAGAAAAGGAACTGCAGCTTTTCAGCAATATGCTTCCCCTTGAAGAGAAGCGGATCACCTCAGAGGTTTGCGTTCACCACCTGCACTTTACCGCGGATGATTATGCGCAGAAAGGCAACCTGATCAAATGTAACCCGGCCATTAAGGCGGGCCATAACCGTGAGGCCCTATGGAAGGCACTTCTCGATGACCGCCTGGATATCATAGCCACCGACCACGCTCCCCATACCTGGGAAGAGAAGCAGGAAGACTACCTCCACGCCCACGCCGGCCTGCCCCTGGTGCAGCATTCGCTCCCGCTCATGCTTCACTATGTGAAGGAAGGCAGGATCAGCCTGGAAAAGGTGGTGGAAAAAATGAGTCATGCCGTTGCCAGGTGCTTCCAGATAGCAGAGCGCGGTTTCATCAGGGAAGGCTATTATGCTGACCTGGTACTGGTGGACATGAACCAGGGCTTTACCATCACCAGGGAAAACATCCTGCACAAATGTGGCTGGAGCCCAATGGAAGGCATGCACTTCCCTGCTTCGGTTACGCACACCTTCGTAAGCGGCCACCTTGTTTATGAAAACGGCCGCTTTGATGAATCCAGGAAGGGAATGAGGCTGAAGTTCGATCGCTAA
- a CDS encoding UbiA family prenyltransferase gives MLERSTIQLLRFHFSFFLLPVYLFALSQVLYVHPGKALLIFFILHVLVYPASNGFNSYMDRDSGPIGGVRAPLTPGRQLLYASVVMDLVAVLLGLLVSIWFSMALLVYILASRAYSDRRVRLKKYPWLSYGVVALCQGALVFWMTYHGSHMKQPFNVPLTGMLASSLLIAGSYPLTQVYQHEADQADGVRTISMVMGHKGTFRLSAIMFNLAFIVLGLHFGLQLELERFFWLLLIELPVLAYFLYWARLVWKDKAAADFDHAMRMNLIAAICTNAGFLMILIWKYLD, from the coding sequence ATGCTTGAACGATCGACCATACAATTACTGCGTTTTCACTTTTCATTTTTCCTGCTGCCTGTTTATCTTTTTGCGCTTAGCCAGGTGTTATATGTGCATCCGGGGAAGGCCTTGCTGATTTTTTTTATCCTGCATGTACTGGTCTATCCGGCAAGCAATGGTTTCAATAGTTATATGGACAGGGACAGCGGGCCGATAGGAGGGGTGAGGGCGCCTTTAACCCCGGGGAGACAATTGCTGTATGCATCAGTGGTAATGGATTTGGTGGCTGTTTTGCTGGGTTTATTGGTAAGTATTTGGTTTTCGATGGCCTTGCTGGTATATATTTTGGCATCAAGGGCATACAGTGACCGAAGGGTCCGGTTAAAAAAATATCCTTGGTTAAGTTATGGAGTGGTAGCTTTATGCCAGGGGGCGCTGGTATTCTGGATGACCTATCATGGTTCGCATATGAAGCAGCCTTTTAATGTACCCTTAACAGGAATGCTTGCCAGTTCTTTATTGATCGCGGGATCCTACCCATTAACGCAGGTTTACCAGCATGAGGCCGATCAGGCAGATGGTGTGAGGACCATCAGTATGGTAATGGGCCATAAGGGAACATTCCGCTTATCCGCGATCATGTTCAACCTGGCATTCATTGTATTGGGATTGCATTTCGGACTCCAATTAGAGTTGGAAAGGTTCTTTTGGTTATTATTGATCGAATTGCCGGTATTGGCATATTTCCTTTATTGGGCCAGGTTAGTATGGAAGGATAAGGCTGCTGCTGATTTTGACCATGCGATGCGGATGAACCTTATAGCTGCAATATGCACCAACGCCGGTTTTTTAATGATCCTTATCTGGAAATATCTTGACTAG
- a CDS encoding type III polyketide synthase, with amino-acid sequence MTSILSIGTAVPPFRHSQTDILRFMQQVYGLDAVEERKLRFLYQSSGIRDRYSVIPDYSIEKEEWQFYPRSATLEPFPTLEDRMNCYNRYAAPLAVAAIRDCLDRTGDDARDITHLITVSCTGMSAPGLDLELMDLLGLANHIQRTSVNFMGCYAAVHAMKIADAICRSDQEARVLIVCVELCTLHFQKEPSPDNIAASLLFGDGAAAMLLGTRGAATGWMINGFYSEVVPAGKKDMAWELSSSGFLMTLSGYVPDLIQADFGPFMQRALGKYGSVQSGIEAWCIHPGGKRILQAIEKSLGLGPSKLEASYEVLNRYGNMSSATILFVLQELLQQSLSGKILGAAFGPGLTMETFCLESAN; translated from the coding sequence TTGACTAGTATTCTATCCATAGGAACAGCTGTGCCGCCATTCAGGCACTCACAAACGGATATCCTTCGTTTTATGCAACAGGTGTATGGTCTGGATGCCGTAGAAGAAAGGAAGCTGAGGTTTTTATACCAGAGCAGTGGTATCCGTGACCGGTATTCTGTTATTCCTGACTACAGCATTGAAAAGGAGGAATGGCAATTCTATCCCCGTTCGGCAACATTGGAGCCATTTCCTACATTGGAAGATCGAATGAATTGTTATAATAGGTATGCAGCTCCACTTGCTGTCGCGGCTATCCGGGATTGCCTTGATAGGACAGGGGACGATGCCAGGGATATCACCCACCTGATAACAGTAAGTTGTACAGGAATGAGTGCTCCCGGACTAGACCTGGAGTTAATGGACTTGTTGGGGCTGGCCAATCACATCCAGAGAACATCCGTGAATTTCATGGGTTGCTATGCCGCTGTGCATGCCATGAAGATCGCCGATGCGATATGCCGTTCCGATCAAGAGGCAAGGGTCTTGATCGTTTGTGTTGAGCTCTGCACCCTTCATTTCCAAAAAGAACCCAGCCCGGATAATATCGCGGCCTCCCTGTTGTTTGGGGATGGTGCTGCCGCTATGTTATTGGGGACCAGGGGGGCTGCAACAGGCTGGATGATCAATGGCTTTTATTCCGAAGTAGTTCCGGCAGGGAAAAAGGATATGGCATGGGAGCTCTCTTCCTCGGGCTTCCTGATGACACTGAGTGGCTATGTGCCTGACCTTATCCAGGCTGATTTTGGGCCGTTCATGCAAAGGGCACTCGGTAAATATGGGTCTGTGCAATCAGGTATTGAAGCATGGTGTATCCATCCTGGCGGAAAGCGGATCCTCCAGGCGATTGAAAAGTCATTGGGCCTTGGTCCTTCAAAGCTGGAGGCGAGTTATGAAGTACTCAATCGTTATGGTAATATGTCCTCTGCCACCATTCTTTTTGTATTGCAGGAACTACTGCAGCAATCACTTTCAGGGAAAATACTAGGTGCCGCGTTTGGCCCGGGACTAACCATGGAAACATTTTGTTTGGAATCTGCCAATTAA
- a CDS encoding methyltransferase domain-containing protein gives MRKRSAQLELLDQDGHSFEAIRQNMVELEYINSHLGGHAITLRGVRRLANGKHGLLITELGCGGGDNLKAIHKELKGLNNEFRYIGIDINANCIAYAQQNFGPGDYIVSDYRKVSFKQRPDIIFSSLFCHHFTDEELVEQFRWMKENARIGFFINDLHRNWIAYMAIRILTQLFSNSFLVKHDAPLSVLRGFNRSEIRQLMAKAGISQYELKWQWAFRWLLVVKKEPSHDQ, from the coding sequence ATGCGTAAACGATCCGCCCAATTGGAGTTGCTTGACCAGGATGGCCATAGTTTTGAAGCCATTAGGCAGAATATGGTTGAGTTGGAATATATCAATTCACATTTAGGAGGGCATGCTATAACGCTCAGGGGGGTACGAAGGTTGGCGAATGGAAAGCATGGTTTGTTGATAACGGAGCTGGGTTGTGGTGGTGGTGATAACCTTAAGGCAATCCATAAGGAATTAAAGGGATTGAATAATGAGTTCCGTTATATCGGGATTGATATCAATGCCAATTGTATTGCCTATGCCCAACAGAACTTCGGGCCAGGCGATTATATAGTTAGCGATTACCGTAAGGTATCCTTTAAGCAGCGTCCTGATATTATATTTTCTTCCCTTTTCTGTCACCATTTTACCGATGAGGAATTGGTAGAGCAGTTTCGCTGGATGAAGGAAAATGCAAGGATTGGTTTTTTTATCAACGACCTGCACAGGAATTGGATTGCCTATATGGCAATCAGGATCCTGACGCAGTTATTTTCAAATTCATTCCTGGTTAAGCATGATGCACCTTTATCTGTCCTGCGTGGTTTTAATAGGAGCGAGATCCGGCAACTGATGGCAAAGGCCGGTATCAGCCAATATGAGTTAAAATGGCAATGGGCATTCCGCTGGCTACTGGTAGTAAAGAAAGAACCAAGCCATGATCAATAA
- a CDS encoding NAD(P)/FAD-dependent oxidoreductase, with product MINNQPYDVAVIGGGLAGLASAILLSRAGHRVVLFERHQYPFHRVCGEYISEESRPFLAELGVPVNVMDLPAIRRLLVSAPSGFSVAVPLEMGGFGISRYQLDALLAQEARVADVELLEGVKVDSIEAGNELSHIHAGGHQYPARVVIGSQGKRSNLDRKLGRDFVQRKAGKLDNYIGVKYHIRYDMESDLIALHNFRNGYCGISKVEGDKYCLCYLSSAINLGLCNNSIPLMEKEILSRNPHLARIFNEAEFLWKQPLSISQVSFAAKEQVREHILMVGDAAGLITPLCGNGMSMALHAAKLVANEVGQFLSGTQSRRKMEEAYQKKWQEYFSGRLKAGRTIQRFFGSEWLTEGFLRVIKPFPALVRQLERQTHGQVF from the coding sequence ATGATCAATAACCAACCATACGACGTTGCAGTCATAGGAGGAGGTCTGGCGGGCCTTGCTTCAGCCATTCTATTGTCGCGGGCAGGTCATCGGGTAGTATTGTTTGAACGTCACCAGTACCCTTTCCACAGGGTTTGTGGGGAATATATCAGTGAGGAAAGCAGGCCATTCCTGGCGGAGCTTGGGGTGCCGGTGAATGTGATGGACCTTCCGGCCATCCGCAGGTTGCTGGTAAGTGCACCATCCGGTTTTTCCGTTGCTGTCCCCCTTGAGATGGGTGGTTTTGGTATTAGTCGCTACCAATTGGATGCCCTGTTGGCACAGGAGGCGAGGGTGGCGGACGTTGAATTATTGGAAGGAGTTAAGGTGGATAGTATTGAGGCCGGGAATGAGTTGTCGCATATTCATGCCGGAGGGCATCAGTATCCGGCCAGGGTGGTGATCGGCAGCCAGGGAAAGCGTAGTAACCTCGATAGGAAACTGGGCAGGGATTTTGTTCAGCGCAAGGCTGGGAAACTCGATAATTATATCGGGGTGAAATACCATATCCGTTACGATATGGAGAGTGATTTAATCGCCCTTCACAATTTCAGGAATGGCTATTGTGGAATTTCGAAAGTGGAAGGGGATAAATATTGCCTTTGTTACCTTAGTTCGGCAATTAACCTTGGATTATGTAATAATTCCATCCCACTCATGGAAAAGGAAATCCTTTCCAGGAATCCCCATTTAGCGAGGATATTCAATGAAGCTGAGTTTTTATGGAAGCAACCCTTGAGTATATCCCAGGTGTCATTCGCTGCTAAGGAGCAGGTTCGGGAGCACATACTGATGGTTGGCGATGCGGCTGGGTTGATCACCCCACTGTGCGGTAATGGCATGAGCATGGCATTGCATGCGGCCAAGTTGGTGGCAAATGAGGTTGGGCAGTTCTTATCGGGTACACAGTCAAGGCGGAAAATGGAAGAAGCCTATCAAAAAAAATGGCAGGAATATTTTTCGGGGAGGTTGAAGGCAGGGAGGACCATTCAGCGTTTTTTCGGGTCAGAATGGTTGACCGAAGGTTTCCTGAGGGTCATCAAACCCTTCCCTGCCCTGGTCAGGCAATTGGAAAGACAAACTCATGGACAGGTATTTTAA
- a CDS encoding energy transducer TonB, with protein MKHTICLFILGSLLSFCTMGQSSKGKDFFYLLDKNENGTSEVKDAKYFLHLWSEGDSLWHYCYYNLFGPRIRYESFKDKDATIAHGEFYYYNSKGMIDSIASFKDNLAHGDWWKVNDTGKLVRTVRYDKGKAVPLKDTISAKTLPDSIAQKLALSEKESEFPGGLSGWAAYLNKNMKYPERAVSSEIQGTVIVQFIVDKEGNVLDPMIYQSVEWSIDQEALRIIKQSPKWVPAMQDGRKVKSYKRQPITFRLME; from the coding sequence ATGAAACATACGATCTGCCTTTTTATCCTGGGTTCTTTGCTGTCTTTCTGCACAATGGGTCAGTCTTCAAAGGGCAAGGACTTTTTTTACCTGCTGGACAAGAATGAGAATGGGACCAGTGAAGTGAAGGATGCTAAGTATTTCCTGCATCTCTGGTCAGAAGGGGACAGCCTCTGGCATTACTGTTATTATAACCTTTTTGGACCGAGGATCCGGTATGAGAGTTTCAAGGACAAGGATGCTACGATTGCCCATGGTGAGTTTTACTACTACAACAGCAAAGGCATGATCGATTCTATTGCCTCCTTTAAGGACAACCTGGCCCATGGGGATTGGTGGAAGGTAAATGATACGGGAAAATTGGTGCGAACTGTGCGTTATGACAAGGGTAAAGCGGTTCCCCTTAAAGACACTATTTCTGCCAAGACACTGCCTGATAGTATTGCACAGAAATTGGCGCTTAGTGAAAAGGAATCCGAGTTTCCCGGCGGGCTATCCGGTTGGGCAGCCTACCTGAACAAGAATATGAAGTATCCCGAACGGGCGGTTTCATCTGAGATCCAGGGTACGGTTATTGTCCAGTTTATTGTAGATAAGGAGGGTAATGTTCTTGATCCCATGATCTATCAATCTGTTGAGTGGTCGATTGACCAGGAAGCCTTGCGGATCATCAAGCAGTCACCCAAGTGGGTTCCTGCCATGCAGGATGGAAGGAAGGTGAAGAGTTATAAGCGGCAGCCCATTACTTTCCGGCTCATGGAGTAG
- a CDS encoding GbsR/MarR family transcriptional regulator: MKLEAAKQQFVQSWGSLATQWGINKTMAQIHALLMVTPNPLSQDDLMEQLSISRGNANMNIRELINWGLVERVVVSGERKEFFTADKDIWRVARQVIKERKKRELDPMMRVLDQLQEVEGDKKDPEVRQFTETVGSIRKFARQADKTLDTMIRADESWFWGSLMKLIK; encoded by the coding sequence ATGAAACTGGAAGCGGCCAAACAGCAATTTGTTCAATCCTGGGGATCACTGGCAACCCAGTGGGGCATCAATAAGACCATGGCCCAGATCCATGCCTTGTTGATGGTGACCCCTAACCCTTTGAGCCAGGATGACCTGATGGAGCAACTGAGCATCAGCAGGGGCAATGCCAACATGAATATCCGGGAGTTGATCAACTGGGGTTTGGTGGAAAGGGTAGTGGTTAGTGGTGAAAGGAAGGAGTTCTTCACGGCTGACAAGGATATCTGGCGGGTGGCAAGGCAGGTGATCAAAGAGCGGAAAAAGCGGGAGTTGGATCCCATGATGAGGGTATTGGACCAGTTGCAGGAGGTGGAAGGGGACAAGAAGGATCCTGAGGTCAGACAGTTTACCGAAACAGTTGGTTCCATCCGGAAATTTGCCCGCCAGGCGGATAAGACCCTTGACACTATGATCAGGGCAGATGAGAGTTGGTTCTGGGGAAGCCTGATGAAATTGATCAAATAA